One genomic window of Trichlorobacter lovleyi includes the following:
- a CDS encoding homoserine dehydrogenase: MNEIKVGLIGFGNIGAGVVRLLQENAQTVQQKVGNGIILKRIADLDITSDRGVSVDPAMLTTDVHDIFNDPEISIVIELIGGYEPAKTFVLKAIEAGKHVVTANKALLALHGDEIYAAAARKGVEVQFEAAVGGGIPVLSAIKGNLSGNRFSSVFGIMNGTCNYILTRMTQEGADFNDVLQSAKELGYAEPDPTFDIEGVDTAHKLAVLASLCFGTRIDFNAIHTEGITAISGIDIRFAEQFGYRIKLLAIGKLTDDNQLEVRVHPTMIPLRNPLADVNGVFNAIHLTGDFVGPVLFYGRGAGQNPTASAIVGDLVALSRSIAAGVQNRRSAPLGFLDNTITTLPLKPMEEIITSFMLRFTAQDQPGVLAGIAGVLGKNGISIESMVQTARHNGGQAVPIVIKTHEAREGAIRTALAEIDSFDFISEKSRLIRIEDNLE, encoded by the coding sequence ATGAATGAGATCAAGGTTGGCCTGATCGGCTTTGGCAATATCGGTGCAGGCGTGGTCCGGCTGCTGCAGGAAAATGCGCAAACGGTACAACAGAAGGTGGGTAACGGCATCATCCTGAAACGGATTGCCGACCTGGATATCACCAGTGATCGCGGAGTTTCCGTTGACCCTGCCATGCTGACCACCGATGTGCATGACATCTTCAATGATCCCGAGATCAGCATCGTGATTGAGCTGATCGGCGGCTATGAGCCGGCCAAGACCTTTGTACTGAAGGCGATTGAGGCCGGCAAGCATGTGGTGACCGCCAACAAGGCCCTGCTGGCCCTGCATGGTGACGAGATCTACGCCGCTGCCGCCCGCAAAGGGGTTGAGGTCCAGTTTGAGGCAGCGGTGGGGGGCGGTATCCCGGTCCTGTCAGCCATCAAGGGCAACCTGTCCGGCAACCGCTTCAGCTCGGTCTTCGGCATCATGAACGGTACCTGCAACTACATCCTGACCCGCATGACCCAGGAAGGCGCCGATTTCAACGACGTCCTGCAGAGCGCCAAAGAGCTGGGCTATGCCGAGCCGGACCCCACCTTTGATATCGAGGGGGTTGACACGGCCCACAAACTGGCGGTGCTGGCCTCGCTCTGCTTCGGCACCAGGATCGACTTCAACGCCATCCACACCGAGGGAATCACCGCCATCTCCGGCATTGACATCCGCTTTGCCGAACAGTTCGGCTACCGGATCAAGCTGCTGGCGATCGGCAAACTGACCGACGACAACCAACTTGAGGTGCGGGTACATCCCACCATGATCCCGCTGCGCAACCCTCTGGCCGATGTAAACGGCGTCTTCAATGCCATCCACCTGACCGGTGACTTTGTCGGGCCGGTGCTGTTCTACGGTCGCGGAGCGGGCCAGAACCCCACTGCCAGCGCCATTGTGGGAGACCTTGTCGCCCTTTCACGCAGTATTGCTGCCGGTGTACAAAACCGCAGATCCGCGCCGTTGGGCTTTCTGGACAACACCATCACCACCCTGCCGCTCAAGCCGATGGAAGAGATCATCACCAGCTTCATGCTGCGCTTCACCGCCCAGGACCAGCCCGGCGTACTGGCCGGCATTGCCGGCGTGCTGGGCAAAAACGGCATCAGCATTGAATCGATGGTGCAGACCGCCCGTCACAACGGCGGGCAGGCCGTACCGATTGTGATCAAGACCCACGAGGCCCGCGAAGGGGCGATTCGCACGGCCCTGGCCGAGATCGACAGCTTTGACTTTATCAGTGAGAAGAGTCGCTTGATTCGTATTGAGGACAATTTGGAGTAA
- the nusB gene encoding transcription antitermination factor NusB has product MGLRREARELALQMLYAQDTLQGSLRDTLRGFREGVETGERTREFAEALVQGVMEHREAIDQAIVARSKNWALSRMPRVDLNIMRMAAYELMFKRDIPKKVSINEAIEIAKKYGDKESPAFVNGILDELEACPKDEERSDTE; this is encoded by the coding sequence ATGGGACTTCGTCGCGAAGCACGTGAACTGGCGCTGCAGATGCTCTATGCACAGGATACCCTGCAGGGCAGCCTGCGGGACACCCTGCGGGGGTTCCGTGAAGGGGTTGAAACCGGGGAGCGGACACGGGAGTTTGCCGAGGCCCTGGTGCAAGGTGTGATGGAACATCGCGAGGCGATTGATCAGGCCATTGTGGCCCGTTCAAAAAACTGGGCCTTGTCCCGCATGCCACGGGTTGACCTGAACATCATGCGGATGGCAGCCTATGAACTGATGTTCAAGCGGGACATCCCCAAGAAGGTCAGCATTAACGAGGCGATCGAGATCGCCAAGAAATATGGAGACAAGGAATCTCCCGCCTTTGTGAACGGCATCCTGGATGAACTGGAGGCCTGCCCCAAGGACGAGGAGCGGAGTGATACGGAATGA
- a CDS encoding phosphoribosylanthranilate isomerase, with protein MIRVKICGITSPEDALTAVEAGADALGFVFYKESPRHIFPEEAARIIALLPPFVQAVGLFVNEAPEIVNQVSRNCRLGLVQLHGDETPDYCRKIEQRVMKAFRIRSLTCLDPVADYRMSGCLLDAYSPSFYGGTGKSFNWEIAREAVARSHRIVLAGGLTPDNVAEAIRQVRPYGVDVSSGVESAPGKKDADKVREFIRNAKEVPSHETT; from the coding sequence ATGATACGTGTAAAAATCTGCGGCATAACCAGCCCCGAGGATGCCCTGACCGCTGTTGAAGCGGGAGCGGATGCCTTGGGGTTTGTCTTTTACAAGGAATCCCCCCGCCACATCTTCCCGGAAGAGGCGGCCCGGATCATCGCCCTCCTGCCCCCCTTTGTACAGGCGGTGGGGCTGTTCGTGAACGAGGCGCCGGAAATCGTCAACCAGGTCAGCCGCAACTGCAGACTGGGACTGGTGCAGTTGCATGGTGATGAGACACCGGACTACTGCAGAAAGATCGAACAGCGGGTCATGAAGGCCTTTCGGATCCGCTCCCTGACCTGTCTTGATCCGGTGGCCGACTACCGGATGTCCGGCTGCCTGCTGGATGCCTACTCTCCGTCATTCTATGGCGGCACCGGCAAGAGCTTTAACTGGGAGATCGCCCGTGAGGCGGTGGCACGCAGTCACCGGATCGTACTGGCAGGCGGGCTGACCCCGGACAATGTAGCAGAGGCGATCCGCCAGGTACGTCCCTACGGGGTGGATGTCTCCAGCGGGGTTGAATCCGCACCCGGCAAAAAAGATGCAGACAAAGTGCGGGAGTTTATCCGCAACGCAAAGGAAGTCCCTAGTCATGAAACAACCTGA
- the ribE gene encoding 6,7-dimethyl-8-ribityllumazine synthase, which produces MPTFIEGNLDAKGLTFGIVVSRFNSFICERLLEGAIDALVRHGANTTDITVARIPGAFEIPLAAKTMAASRKYDAVICLGAVIRGSTPHFEYVSSEVSKGVASVSLESGLPIAFGVLTTDTIEQAVERAGTKAGNKGFEAAVTAIETVNVIKAMK; this is translated from the coding sequence ATGCCCACGTTTATTGAAGGCAATCTTGACGCAAAAGGCCTGACCTTTGGTATTGTGGTCAGCCGCTTTAACAGCTTTATCTGCGAGCGCCTGCTGGAAGGGGCGATTGATGCCCTGGTGCGTCACGGCGCCAATACAACCGATATCACCGTGGCACGTATCCCCGGCGCCTTTGAGATCCCGCTGGCAGCCAAGACCATGGCGGCCTCCCGGAAGTATGATGCCGTGATCTGCCTAGGTGCGGTCATCCGCGGTTCCACCCCCCACTTCGAGTATGTCTCTTCCGAGGTGTCCAAAGGGGTTGCGTCGGTTTCTCTGGAAAGCGGACTGCCGATCGCCTTTGGCGTGCTGACCACCGACACCATTGAGCAGGCCGTGGAGCGGGCCGGCACCAAGGCGGGCAACAAGGGCTTTGAGGCTGCGGTTACCGCCATTGAAACCGTCAACGTGATCAAGGCGATGAAATAA
- a CDS encoding TrpB-like pyridoxal phosphate-dependent enzyme, whose protein sequence is MQTKIILPEDKLPKQWYNIIPDLPGPLAPVISPRTGAPVTPEELLAIFPPAILEQEMSSQRWIDIPEQVRDIYTMWRPSPMFRAHRLEKALGTPAKIYYKYEGVSPAGSHKPNSAIPQAFYNKQAGIKRLATETGAGQWGSSLSLACSLFGLECTVYMVKVSYFQKPYRKSMMQLWGATVHPSPSEMTEAGRAALAENPDSNGSLGLAISEAVEDAATHSDTNYALGSVLNHVCMHQTVIGLEALEQFKMVGDYPDVVIACCGGGSNFAGLAFPFLSEKANGKKVRCLAVEPASCPTLTKGVYDFDYGDTAKLGPIAKMYTLGHDFMPPGIHAGGLRYHGESPLVSQLYAAGLIEARSLMQTACFEGALLFAKNEGIVPAPESSHAVRAAIDEALLAKEEGKERTILFNLSGHGFMDMTAYDNYLAGNLEDYEYPAEMVQESLKHLPKVTL, encoded by the coding sequence ATGCAAACAAAAATTATCCTACCTGAGGATAAACTCCCCAAACAGTGGTACAACATCATCCCTGACCTGCCAGGTCCACTGGCACCGGTTATCTCCCCCCGTACCGGGGCACCGGTCACCCCGGAAGAGCTGCTGGCCATCTTTCCGCCTGCCATTCTGGAACAGGAGATGTCCAGCCAGCGCTGGATCGATATCCCTGAGCAGGTGCGCGACATCTATACCATGTGGCGGCCATCCCCGATGTTCCGGGCTCACCGTCTGGAAAAGGCGCTGGGCACGCCGGCCAAGATCTACTACAAGTACGAAGGGGTCTCTCCGGCCGGCTCACACAAGCCCAACTCAGCTATCCCCCAGGCCTTCTACAACAAGCAGGCCGGGATCAAGCGTCTGGCCACCGAGACCGGCGCCGGTCAATGGGGCAGCTCCCTGTCACTGGCCTGTTCCCTGTTCGGGCTTGAGTGCACGGTCTACATGGTCAAGGTCTCCTACTTCCAGAAGCCGTACCGTAAATCCATGATGCAGTTGTGGGGCGCCACGGTGCACCCCTCCCCCTCTGAAATGACCGAGGCAGGCCGCGCGGCCCTGGCCGAAAACCCGGACTCCAACGGCAGTCTGGGCCTGGCCATCTCCGAAGCGGTGGAGGATGCCGCTACCCACAGTGATACCAACTATGCCCTGGGCAGCGTGCTGAACCATGTCTGCATGCACCAGACCGTGATCGGCCTGGAGGCCCTTGAGCAGTTCAAGATGGTGGGTGACTACCCGGATGTGGTAATCGCCTGCTGCGGCGGCGGCTCCAACTTCGCCGGCCTGGCCTTCCCGTTCCTGTCTGAAAAGGCCAATGGCAAAAAGGTACGCTGCCTGGCGGTAGAGCCGGCCTCCTGCCCGACCCTCACCAAAGGGGTCTACGACTTTGACTATGGCGACACCGCCAAGCTGGGACCGATTGCCAAGATGTACACCTTGGGGCACGACTTCATGCCGCCCGGCATCCATGCCGGTGGTCTGCGCTACCACGGCGAGTCACCGCTGGTTTCCCAGCTCTATGCAGCCGGCCTGATCGAGGCCCGTTCCCTGATGCAGACCGCCTGTTTTGAAGGTGCGCTGCTGTTTGCCAAGAACGAGGGGATTGTACCGGCCCCGGAATCATCCCACGCCGTCAGGGCCGCCATTGATGAGGCACTGCTGGCCAAGGAAGAGGGCAAGGAGCGGACCATCCTGTTCAACCTGTCCGGCCACGGCTTCATGGATATGACCGCCTATGACAACTACCTGGCCGGCAACCTGGAAGACTACGAGTATCCGGCGGAGATGGTGCAGGAATCGTTAAAGCATCTGCCAAAGGTTACTCTGTAA
- the nifH gene encoding nitrogenase iron protein, which translates to MRQVAIYGKGGIGKSTTTQNTVAGLASMGKKVLIVGCDPKADSTRLILHAKAQNTVMDLVRELGTVEDLELDAVLKEGYGGIKCVESGGPEPGVGCAGRGVITAINFLEENGAYTDDLDFVFYDVLGDVVCGGFAMPIREGKAEEIYIVTSGEMMAMYAANNISKGILKYASSGKVRLAGLICNARKTDKEFELISALARKLGTQMIHFVPRDNQVQRAELRRMTVIEYSPEHPQAQEYLTLAQKISDNKMLVIPTPLEMEELEELLMEFGIMEAEDESVVGVAEVVAG; encoded by the coding sequence ATGAGACAGGTAGCAATCTACGGCAAAGGCGGCATCGGCAAATCCACCACCACCCAGAACACCGTGGCAGGACTGGCATCAATGGGCAAGAAGGTCCTGATCGTCGGCTGCGACCCGAAGGCGGATTCAACCCGCCTGATCCTGCATGCCAAGGCCCAGAACACCGTCATGGACCTGGTTCGCGAACTGGGTACGGTGGAAGATCTTGAGCTGGATGCCGTACTGAAAGAGGGATACGGCGGCATCAAGTGCGTCGAGTCGGGCGGCCCTGAGCCGGGCGTTGGCTGTGCCGGGCGCGGTGTCATCACCGCCATCAACTTCCTGGAAGAGAATGGCGCCTATACCGATGATCTTGATTTTGTCTTCTACGACGTTCTGGGCGACGTTGTCTGCGGCGGATTTGCCATGCCGATCCGCGAGGGCAAGGCTGAAGAGATCTATATCGTTACCTCAGGTGAAATGATGGCTATGTACGCAGCCAACAACATTTCCAAGGGTATCCTCAAATATGCCTCTTCAGGCAAGGTACGCCTGGCCGGGCTGATCTGCAACGCACGCAAGACCGACAAGGAGTTCGAACTGATCTCGGCCCTGGCTCGCAAGCTGGGCACCCAGATGATCCACTTTGTGCCCCGTGACAACCAGGTCCAGCGGGCCGAGCTGCGCAGAATGACCGTGATCGAATATTCACCGGAGCATCCCCAGGCCCAGGAGTATCTGACCCTGGCCCAGAAAATCAGCGACAACAAGATGCTGGTTATCCCGACCCCGCTGGAGATGGAGGAACTGGAAGAGCTGCTGATGGAGTTCGGGATCATGGAGGCCGAAGACGAAAGCGTGGTTGGCGTGGCGGAAGTCGTTGCCGGCTAG